From Vigna unguiculata cultivar IT97K-499-35 chromosome 5, ASM411807v1, whole genome shotgun sequence, the proteins below share one genomic window:
- the LOC114185509 gene encoding peroxisome biogenesis protein 22 isoform X2, giving the protein MATGGNGDTSKQELIHLIKRFGAYVTFKISNFFPDIRSFGAVAGLAVAIVFTWRLLRSPSGTQRRQQKRQGASSSNPGVATHSNLAAVPSNACSSSDDSRAQNVVDEFFQPDKPTLGQIVRQKLSEGRKVTCRLLGVILEESIPEELQNQATVKSSVLEVLLEITKFCDLYLMERVLDDESEKRVLVALEEAGIFTSGGLVKDKVLFCSTENGRSSFVRQLEPDWHIDSNPEIVSQLARFIKYQLHVAPYKAERTAANVFSAPSLEQFFGSI; this is encoded by the exons ATGGCTACCGGCGGCAACGGTGACACCTCCAAACAGGAGCTCATCCACCTTATCAAACGCTTCGGAGCTTACGTCACTTTCAAGATCTCCAATTTTTTCCCT GATATACGCTCTTTTGGGGCAGTTGCTGGTCTTGCTGTTGCAATTGTTTTCACATGGAGGCTGTTGAGATCTCCTTCTGGGACTCAACGGAGGCAACAAAAACGGCAAGGTGCTTCATCTAGCAATCCTGGAGTCGCTACACATTCGAATTTGGCGGCGGTTCCTTCAAATGCTTGTTCATCCTCAGATGATTCAAGGGCACAAAATGTTGTTGACGAGTTCTTCCAGCCAGACAAG CCAACCTTGGGGCAGATTGTTAGGCAGAAGTTGAGTGAAGGAAGAAAG GTAACTTGTCGTCTTCTTGGAGTGATCCTCGAGGAAAGTATTCCAGAGGAACTGCAG AATCAAGCCACTGTGAAATCCTCTGTGCTAGAAGTATTATtggaaataacaaaattttgcgATTTATATCTCATGGAACGAGTTCTGGATGACGAAAGTGAG AAAAGAGTTCTTGTAGCATTGGAAGAAGCAGGGATATTCACTTCAGGTGGTTTGGTCAAGGACAAG GTTTTGTTCTGCAGCACAGAGAATGGACGGTCATCATTTGTTAGGCAATTGGAACCTGACTGGCATATTGATTCAAATCCTGAAATTGTCTCTCAATTAGCT AGGTTTATCAAGTATCAACTTCATGTAGCTCCTTATAAAGCCGAAAGAACTGCTGCAAATGTGTTCAGTGCTCCATCTCTGGAACAGTTCTTTGGATCCATATGA
- the LOC114185509 gene encoding peroxisome biogenesis protein 22 isoform X1 has translation MATGGNGDTSKQELIHLIKRFGAYVTFKISNFFPVSLHNLDIRSFGAVAGLAVAIVFTWRLLRSPSGTQRRQQKRQGASSSNPGVATHSNLAAVPSNACSSSDDSRAQNVVDEFFQPDKPTLGQIVRQKLSEGRKVTCRLLGVILEESIPEELQNQATVKSSVLEVLLEITKFCDLYLMERVLDDESEKRVLVALEEAGIFTSGGLVKDKVLFCSTENGRSSFVRQLEPDWHIDSNPEIVSQLARFIKYQLHVAPYKAERTAANVFSAPSLEQFFGSI, from the exons ATGGCTACCGGCGGCAACGGTGACACCTCCAAACAGGAGCTCATCCACCTTATCAAACGCTTCGGAGCTTACGTCACTTTCAAGATCTCCAATTTTTTCCCTGTCTCTCTCCACAACCTC GATATACGCTCTTTTGGGGCAGTTGCTGGTCTTGCTGTTGCAATTGTTTTCACATGGAGGCTGTTGAGATCTCCTTCTGGGACTCAACGGAGGCAACAAAAACGGCAAGGTGCTTCATCTAGCAATCCTGGAGTCGCTACACATTCGAATTTGGCGGCGGTTCCTTCAAATGCTTGTTCATCCTCAGATGATTCAAGGGCACAAAATGTTGTTGACGAGTTCTTCCAGCCAGACAAG CCAACCTTGGGGCAGATTGTTAGGCAGAAGTTGAGTGAAGGAAGAAAG GTAACTTGTCGTCTTCTTGGAGTGATCCTCGAGGAAAGTATTCCAGAGGAACTGCAG AATCAAGCCACTGTGAAATCCTCTGTGCTAGAAGTATTATtggaaataacaaaattttgcgATTTATATCTCATGGAACGAGTTCTGGATGACGAAAGTGAG AAAAGAGTTCTTGTAGCATTGGAAGAAGCAGGGATATTCACTTCAGGTGGTTTGGTCAAGGACAAG GTTTTGTTCTGCAGCACAGAGAATGGACGGTCATCATTTGTTAGGCAATTGGAACCTGACTGGCATATTGATTCAAATCCTGAAATTGTCTCTCAATTAGCT AGGTTTATCAAGTATCAACTTCATGTAGCTCCTTATAAAGCCGAAAGAACTGCTGCAAATGTGTTCAGTGCTCCATCTCTGGAACAGTTCTTTGGATCCATATGA
- the LOC114185509 gene encoding peroxisome biogenesis protein 22 isoform X3 encodes MGVIRDCDIRSFGAVAGLAVAIVFTWRLLRSPSGTQRRQQKRQGASSSNPGVATHSNLAAVPSNACSSSDDSRAQNVVDEFFQPDKPTLGQIVRQKLSEGRKVTCRLLGVILEESIPEELQNQATVKSSVLEVLLEITKFCDLYLMERVLDDESEKRVLVALEEAGIFTSGGLVKDKVLFCSTENGRSSFVRQLEPDWHIDSNPEIVSQLARFIKYQLHVAPYKAERTAANVFSAPSLEQFFGSI; translated from the exons ATGGGTGTGATCCGGGATTGT GATATACGCTCTTTTGGGGCAGTTGCTGGTCTTGCTGTTGCAATTGTTTTCACATGGAGGCTGTTGAGATCTCCTTCTGGGACTCAACGGAGGCAACAAAAACGGCAAGGTGCTTCATCTAGCAATCCTGGAGTCGCTACACATTCGAATTTGGCGGCGGTTCCTTCAAATGCTTGTTCATCCTCAGATGATTCAAGGGCACAAAATGTTGTTGACGAGTTCTTCCAGCCAGACAAG CCAACCTTGGGGCAGATTGTTAGGCAGAAGTTGAGTGAAGGAAGAAAG GTAACTTGTCGTCTTCTTGGAGTGATCCTCGAGGAAAGTATTCCAGAGGAACTGCAG AATCAAGCCACTGTGAAATCCTCTGTGCTAGAAGTATTATtggaaataacaaaattttgcgATTTATATCTCATGGAACGAGTTCTGGATGACGAAAGTGAG AAAAGAGTTCTTGTAGCATTGGAAGAAGCAGGGATATTCACTTCAGGTGGTTTGGTCAAGGACAAG GTTTTGTTCTGCAGCACAGAGAATGGACGGTCATCATTTGTTAGGCAATTGGAACCTGACTGGCATATTGATTCAAATCCTGAAATTGTCTCTCAATTAGCT AGGTTTATCAAGTATCAACTTCATGTAGCTCCTTATAAAGCCGAAAGAACTGCTGCAAATGTGTTCAGTGCTCCATCTCTGGAACAGTTCTTTGGATCCATATGA
- the LOC114183242 gene encoding histone-lysine N-methyltransferase ATXR2, with protein MEPICPIGLACASEISALLSPPSPLQVQEYYHNLLSSRGCTGISVKQDGTFGKGVYADMDFKEGKLVLKDPMFVGVQHSLNKIDCLVCSFCFRFIGSIELQIGRRLYMKQLRANESHGCDVGNSSQHFQGMDSSDEEESTEQCTSGISKTKVPLPEGVVESLMNGQLVLPCSEKFSLLPAVPCPGGCGEAYYCSMSCAEADWESSHLLLCTGESCDPARREALLKFIKHANETNDIFILAAKAISSTILRYRKLKAASLEKQVKHDTSCVSNHRSVSLLFEAWRPISMGHKRRWWDCIALPDDVDSSDEASFRLQIKELAFESLQLLKAAIFDKECEPLFSLEIYGQIIGMFELNNLDLVVASPVEDYFLYIDDLTHPSKEEAEKITQPILDALGEDYSICCEGTAFFPLQSCMNHSCCPNAKAFKRDEDKDGQATIIAQSLIRKGEEITISYVDEDLPYEERQASLADYGFRCRCPKCIKEEP; from the exons ATGGAACCCATTTGCCCTATTGGGTTGGCGTGTGCCTCTGAAATCTCTGCTCTTCTCTCTCCTCCCTCACCTCTTCAAGTACAG GAGTATTATCACAACCTTTTGTCTTCAAGAGGGTGCACTGGTATCTCAGTCAAACAGGATGGCACCTTTGGAaaag GTGTATATGCAGACATGGACTTCAAAGAGGGAAAACTTGTTCTGAAGGACCCCATGTTTGTAGGGGTTCAACATTCCCTCAACAag ATTGATTGTTTGGTCTGTAGTTTCTGCTTTCGTTTTATTGGTTCCATTGAACTTCAAATAGGAAGGAGGCTCTACATGAAGCAACTAAGGGCCAATGAGAGTCATGGATGTGATGTCGGAAACTCTTCACAACACTTCCAAGGAATGGATTCATCTGATGAAGAAGAGAGTACTGAGCAATGTACTTCTGGGATTTCCAAAACTAAGGTTCCTCTTCCTGAGGGTGTTGTGGAATCATTAATGAATGGCCAATTGGTGTTGCCTTGCTCCGAGAAGTTCTCCTTGTTGCCGGCTGTTCCATGCCCTGGTGGATGTGGAGAAGCTTACTATTGCAG CATGTCATGTGCAGAGGCTGATTGGGAATCCTCCCATTTGCTACTCTGTACTGGTGAGAGCTGTGATCCAGCTCGTAGAGAGGCACTCCTTAAATTCATCAAACATGCTAATG AAACAAATGATATATTCATACTTGCAGCAAAG GctatttcttcaaccatattaAGATATCGCAAGTTAAAAGCAGCCAGTCTTGAAAAACAAGTGAAACATGATACATCCTGTGTTTCAAATCACCGTAGTGTATCTCTTCTTTTTGAAGCTTGGAGGCCTATATCAATGGGACACAAGAGAAG GTGGTGGGATTGCATTGCTTTGCCAGATGATGTGGATTCTTCTGACGAAGCTTCGTTCAGGCTGCAAATCAAAGAGTTGGCATTTGAG TCTCTACAACTTCTTAAGGCAGCCATATTTGACAAGGAATGTGAGCCAT TATTCTCCCTTGAAATCTATGGGCAAATCATCGGCATGTTTGAGCTGAATAATCT TGATTTGGTTGTGGCTTCTCCGGTGGAGGATTACTTTTTATACATTGATGATCTGACACATCCTAGCAAG GAAGAGGCTGAGAAAATTACTCAACCTATTCTGGATGCACTTGGTGAAGACTATTCTATTTGTTGCGAAG GGACTGCATTTTTTCCTTTGCAAAGCTGCATGAACCATTCATGTTGTCCTAATGCCAAAGCTTTCAAAAGAGATGAG GATAAAGATGGCCAAGCAACTATAATTGCACAGAGCTTAATTCGTAAAGGAGAAGAG ATAACCATATCATATGTTGATGAGGACCTTCCATATGAGGAGAGACAGGCATCTCTTGCAGATTATGGTTTCAGATGCAGGTGTCCAAAGTGCATTAAAGAAGAACCATAA
- the LOC114183382 gene encoding LOW QUALITY PROTEIN: peroxidase 39-like (The sequence of the model RefSeq protein was modified relative to this genomic sequence to represent the inferred CDS: deleted 1 base in 1 codon), producing MLVSCMDHLYDLSYFLQPNLKDYKSLATVVETAAERNAISSFKKHLSVTYYIVHTIFSHQASWISASYMKMGSHFRFLSLCLLALVASTHAQLQFGFYAKSCPKAEQIILKFVHEHIHNAPSLAAALIRMHFHDCFVRGCDGSVLLNSTTNQAEKNAPPNLTVRGFDFIDRIKSLVEAECPGVVSCADILTLAARDTIVATGGPFWKVPTGRRDGVVSILEEARNNIPAPFDNITTLQTLFANQGLDLKDLVLLSGAHTIGVAHCSSLSNRLFNFTGKGDQDPSLDSEYAENLKTFKCNDINKLNTTKIEMDPGSRKTFDLGYYRQVIKRRGLFESDAALLNNAVTKAQIIELLEGSVENFFGEFASSIEKMGRIKVKTGTEGEIRKHCAFVNS from the exons ATGTTAGTTAGCTGCATGGACCATCTCTATGATTTGTCATATTTCTTGCAGCCTAACCTCAAGGACTATAAATCACTGGCCACTGTTGTGGAAACAGCAGCAGAGAGAAATGCAATTTCCTCTTTCAAGAAGCATCTGAGTGTCACATAT TATATTGTTCATACTATATTTAGTCACCAAGCTTCTTGGATTTCTGCTAGCTACATGAAAATGGGAAGTCACTTCAGGTTTTTGAGTCTTTGCCTCTTGGCATTGGTTGCATCAACTCATGCTCAACTTCAATTTGGTTTTTATGCCAAGAGCTGCCCAAAAGCTGAGCAAATCATCTTGAAGTTTGTTCATGAGCATATCCACAATGCTCCTTCTCTAGCAGCTGCATTGATCAGAATGCACTTTCATGATTGTTTCGTCAGG GGATGTGATGGATCAGTGCTACTAAACTCAACAACCAATCAGGCTGAAAAGAATGCTCCTCCAAATCTCACTGTCAGAGGCTTTGACTTCATTGACAGAATAAAGAGCCTTGTTGAAGCTGAATGCCCTGGCGTGGTTTCTTGTGCTGATATCCTAACTTTGGCAGCCAGAGACACCATTGTAGCCACA GGTGGACCCTTTTGGAAAGTTCCAACAGGTAGAAGAGATGGGGTAGTTTCTATCTTGGAGGAAGCCAGAAATAACATTCCTGCTCCATTTGACAACATCACCACCCTGCAAACACTCTTTGCCAACCAAGGACTTGATTTGAAGGACTTGGTGCTTCTCTCTG GTGCTCACACAATTGGTGTGGCTCATTGCTCATCATTATCAAACCGCTTGTTCAACTTTACTGGGAAGGGTGATCAAGACCCTTCACTGGACAGTGAATATGCTGAAAATCTGAAAACCTTCAAGTGCAATGACATCAACAAGTTGAATACCACAAAGATTGAGATGGACCCTGGAAGCCGCAAGACATTTGACCTTGGTTACTACAGACAAGTGATTAAGAGAAGGGGCTTATTCGAGTCAGATGCTGCATTGTTGAATAATGCAGTTACTAAGGCTCAAATCATCGAATTGCTTGAAGGGTCAGTTGAAAATTTCTTTGGTGAGTTTGCCAGCTCCATTGAGAAAATGGGAAGAATTAAGGTGAAGACAGGGACAGAAGGAGAGATCAGGAAGCATTGTGCATTTGTAAATAGCTAA